One window of Amaranthus tricolor cultivar Red isolate AtriRed21 chromosome 13, ASM2621246v1, whole genome shotgun sequence genomic DNA carries:
- the LOC130797812 gene encoding COP9 signalosome complex subunit 5a-like, translating to MDPNTISSSAAMAKQTWELENNIVSTTPSSSSSSTTTDASDAIFYYDEAAQAKFQQEKPWVNDPHYFKRVKISALALLKMVVHARSGGTIEVMGLMQGKTDGDAIIVLDAFALPVEGTETRVNAQADAYEYMVEYSQTNKQAGRLENVVGWYHSHPGYGCWLSGIDVSTQMLNQQFQEPFLAVVIDPTRTVSAGKVEIGAFRTYPEGYKPPDEPISEYQTIPLNKIEDFGVHCKQYYSLDITYFKSSLDCHLLDLLWNKYWVNTLSSSPLLGNGDYVAGQISDLAEKLEQAENHMAHTRFGSIITPSQRKKEEEPALAKITRDSTKITVEQVHGLMSQVIKDILFNSVRSDQSQAESSEPEPMVEA from the exons ATGGACCCGAACACCATCTCATCATCCGCAGCAATGGCGAAACAAACATGGGAATTAGAGAACAACATCGTTTCTACAACTCCTTCATCGTCGTCTTCTTCTACGACAACTGACGCTTCTGATGCCATTTTCTACTACGATGAAGCTGCACAAGCTAAGTTTCAGCAAGAGAAGCCATGGGTAAATGATCCACATTACTTCAAAAGGGTTAAGATCTCTGCTCTTGCTCTTTTGAAGATGGTTGTTCATGCACGTTCTGGTGGGACTATTGAAGTTATGGGGTTGATGCAAGGAAAAACTGATGGTGATGCCATTATTGTTTTAGATGCTTTTGCTTTGCCTGTTGAAGGAACTGAAACTAGGGTTAATGCCCAAGCTGATGCTTATGAGTACATGGTTGAATATTCCCAAACTAATAAGCAG GCTGGACGTCTGGAAAATGTGGTTGGCTGGTATCACTCTCATCCTGGTTATGGATGCTGGCTTTCGGGTATTGATGTTTCAACACAAATGCTGAACCAACAATTCCAGGAGCCCTTTTTGGCTGTTGTCATCGATCCTACCAGGACAGTTTCTGCTGGAAAAGTTGAAATTGGTGCTTTTAGGACATATCCAGAAGGTTATAAGCCACCAGATGAGCCCATCTCAGAATATCAGACCATTCCATTAAACAAGATTGAAGATTTCGGAGTACACTGTAAACAG TACTATTCATTGGATATCACATATTTCAAGTCCTCACTTGATTGCCATCTCTTGGATCTGCTGTGGAACAAATACTGGGTTAATACACTTTCCTCATCTCCGTTACTCGGAAATGGAGACTATGTGGCTGGGCAAATTTCAGATCTTG CTGAGAAATTGGAGCAGGCTGAGAATCATATGGCACATACTCGCTTTGGGTCCATCATTACTCCTTCTCAAAGAAAGAAAGAG GAAGAACCCGCACTTGCCAAGATTACACGTGACAGTACAAAGATAACAGTTGAACAGGTTCATGGCTTAATGTCTCAg GTTATCAAAGACATCCTATTCAATTCTGTCCGATCAGATCAATCTCAGGCAGAATCATCAGAACCTGAACCTATGGTTGAGGCATAA